A genome region from Bacteroides stercoris ATCC 43183 includes the following:
- the trpC gene encoding indole-3-glycerol phosphate synthase TrpC codes for MKDILSEIIAHKRIEIELQKQAVSLEKLQEEVAAMMQKDATTGTSVTIPVRSMKQALASSPTGIIAEFKRRSPSKGWIHETARAEEIPAAYETVGASAVSILTDEKFFGGSLQDIRMARPLIGIPILRKDFIIDEYQLLQARIVGADAVLLIAACLTQEECATLTARAHALGLEVLLEIHTFSELAYVNADVDMVGVNNRNLGTFVTDVKNSFHIAEKLRQIPATALDSSDSPSLPLLVSESGISHPETICRLRAAGFRGFLIGETFMKTRRPGDALKDFISPLRS; via the coding sequence ATGAAAGATATTTTATCGGAAATCATCGCTCATAAACGAATTGAAATAGAACTGCAAAAGCAAGCCGTCTCCCTCGAAAAGTTACAGGAAGAGGTTGCCGCCATGATGCAGAAAGACGCCACTACCGGAACTTCCGTCACCATACCCGTCCGCAGCATGAAACAGGCGCTTGCCTCTTCCCCCACGGGAATCATTGCCGAATTCAAACGCCGTTCTCCTTCGAAAGGATGGATACACGAGACTGCCCGTGCCGAAGAAATACCCGCTGCATACGAAACAGTCGGTGCTTCCGCAGTCTCTATCCTTACGGACGAAAAATTCTTTGGCGGTTCGCTGCAGGATATACGCATGGCACGCCCACTGATCGGCATTCCTATCTTGCGAAAGGATTTCATCATCGACGAATACCAATTGCTCCAGGCACGTATCGTAGGAGCTGATGCAGTATTGCTTATCGCCGCTTGCCTGACACAAGAAGAATGTGCCACCCTCACCGCCCGGGCACATGCCCTGGGATTGGAAGTGTTACTCGAAATCCACACTTTTTCCGAACTCGCTTATGTAAACGCGGATGTGGATATGGTAGGCGTCAACAACCGTAATCTCGGCACATTCGTCACCGATGTGAAAAACTCTTTCCATATAGCCGAAAAACTCCGGCAGATACCGGCCACAGCCCTGGATTCTTCCGACAGCCCAAGCCTGCCGCTACTTGTTTCGGAAAGCGGAATTTCACATCCCGAAACCATTTGCCGGCTGCGCGCTGCAGGCTTCCGCGGCTTCCTTATCGGAGAAACCTTTATGAAAACCCGCCGGCCGGGAGATGCATTAAAAGATTTCATTTCTCCACTCCGTTCCTGA